In the Malania oleifera isolate guangnan ecotype guangnan chromosome 1, ASM2987363v1, whole genome shotgun sequence genome, one interval contains:
- the LOC131153079 gene encoding protein ABSCISIC ACID-INSENSITIVE 5 isoform X2, giving the protein MASKSDIISQSEAESPPLPATNHQAQDKSQSPVVVLSSSSSSAALGRQSSIYSLTLDEFQHTLCDGGKNFGSMNMDEFLNSIWNAEENQHHASSNAINPNHQHHHAQSTATPVAAVHNKPNNVDSQFSLPDPTPNLHRQGSLSLPAPLCRKTVDEVWSEIHKDQQRRQHQNNVAGQDPGSAPRQPTFGEMTLEDFLIRAGVVREPLPAALGTPQSGHPYALYQNKSTHPYVMSLGGSGNSAAGDGKRAAAYPLCYGAAGALGMASPVSPVSPDGLCQVDASGNQYAMEMGGVRGQKRIMDGPMEKGVERRQRRMIKNRESAARSRARKQMFFFQRVFCGGAFLGIHSRTGRRIESAKRRECPS; this is encoded by the exons ATGGCGTCAAAGTCGGACATCATCTCCCAAAGCGAGGCAGAGTCGCCGCCATTACCAGCAACAAATCACCAAGCCCAGGATAAGAGCCAGAGTCCTGTGGTagtactttcttcttcttcatcctcagCAGCACTGGGACGACAATCTTCCATCTATTCCCTCACTCTCGACGAGTTCCAGCACACCCTCTGTGACGGCGGCAAGAACTTCGGCTCCATGAACATGGACGAGTTCCTCAACAGCATCTGGAACGCCGAAGAAAACCAACACCACGCTTCCTCCAACGCGATTAACCCAAATCACCAGCACCACCACGCCCAATCCACCGCCACCCCCGTCGCCGCCGTTCATAACAAACCCAATAACGTCGATTCCCAGTTCTCTCTCCCCGACCCGACTCCGAACTTGCATCGCCAGGGCTCTCTTTCTCTTCCCGCTCCCCTCTGTCGCAAAACCGTCGATGAAGTCTGGTCCGAAATCCACAAGGACCAGCAACGGCGTCAACACCAGAATAATGTCGCCGGCCAGGATCCCGGCTCTGCCCCTCGCCAACCCACTTTCGGCGAGATGACCCTCGAGGATTTCCTGATCAGAGCAGGGGTAGTTCGGGAACCGCTCCCCGCAGCACTGGGGACCCCCCAGTCCGGGCACCCGTACGCGCTGTACCAGAACAAAAGTACTCACCCTTATGTTATGAGTCTGGGCGGCAGCGGAAACAGTGCCGCCGGCGATGGTAAGAGAGCTGCCGCGTATCCCCTGTGTTATGGGGCGGCGGGGGCATTGGGAATGGCGTCGCCGGTGAGTCCAGTGTCGCCGGACGGGCTGTGTCAGGTGGATGCCTCTGGTAATCAGTATGCGATGGAGATGGGTGGGGTGAGAGGGCAGAAGAGGATTATGGATGGGCCGATGGAGAAGGGGGTGGAGAGGAGACAGAGGAGGATGATCAAGAACAGAGAGTCGGCCGCCAGGTCTAGAGCCAGAAAGCAG aTGTTCTTCTTTCAGAGAGTATTTTGTGGAGGCGCGTTTTTGG GCATACACAGTAGAACTGGAAGGAGAATTGAATCAGCTAAGAGAAGAGAATGCCCATCTTAG
- the LOC131153079 gene encoding protein ABSCISIC ACID-INSENSITIVE 5 isoform X1 — protein MASKSDIISQSEAESPPLPATNHQAQDKSQSPVVVLSSSSSSAALGRQSSIYSLTLDEFQHTLCDGGKNFGSMNMDEFLNSIWNAEENQHHASSNAINPNHQHHHAQSTATPVAAVHNKPNNVDSQFSLPDPTPNLHRQGSLSLPAPLCRKTVDEVWSEIHKDQQRRQHQNNVAGQDPGSAPRQPTFGEMTLEDFLIRAGVVREPLPAALGTPQSGHPYALYQNKSTHPYVMSLGGSGNSAAGDGKRAAAYPLCYGAAGALGMASPVSPVSPDGLCQVDASGNQYAMEMGGVRGQKRIMDGPMEKGVERRQRRMIKNRESAARSRARKQAYTVELEGELNQLREENAHLREALEELERKRKEQNFEIMKLKSRTEKQKAEGEDKGKGVRRNSSCPL, from the exons ATGGCGTCAAAGTCGGACATCATCTCCCAAAGCGAGGCAGAGTCGCCGCCATTACCAGCAACAAATCACCAAGCCCAGGATAAGAGCCAGAGTCCTGTGGTagtactttcttcttcttcatcctcagCAGCACTGGGACGACAATCTTCCATCTATTCCCTCACTCTCGACGAGTTCCAGCACACCCTCTGTGACGGCGGCAAGAACTTCGGCTCCATGAACATGGACGAGTTCCTCAACAGCATCTGGAACGCCGAAGAAAACCAACACCACGCTTCCTCCAACGCGATTAACCCAAATCACCAGCACCACCACGCCCAATCCACCGCCACCCCCGTCGCCGCCGTTCATAACAAACCCAATAACGTCGATTCCCAGTTCTCTCTCCCCGACCCGACTCCGAACTTGCATCGCCAGGGCTCTCTTTCTCTTCCCGCTCCCCTCTGTCGCAAAACCGTCGATGAAGTCTGGTCCGAAATCCACAAGGACCAGCAACGGCGTCAACACCAGAATAATGTCGCCGGCCAGGATCCCGGCTCTGCCCCTCGCCAACCCACTTTCGGCGAGATGACCCTCGAGGATTTCCTGATCAGAGCAGGGGTAGTTCGGGAACCGCTCCCCGCAGCACTGGGGACCCCCCAGTCCGGGCACCCGTACGCGCTGTACCAGAACAAAAGTACTCACCCTTATGTTATGAGTCTGGGCGGCAGCGGAAACAGTGCCGCCGGCGATGGTAAGAGAGCTGCCGCGTATCCCCTGTGTTATGGGGCGGCGGGGGCATTGGGAATGGCGTCGCCGGTGAGTCCAGTGTCGCCGGACGGGCTGTGTCAGGTGGATGCCTCTGGTAATCAGTATGCGATGGAGATGGGTGGGGTGAGAGGGCAGAAGAGGATTATGGATGGGCCGATGGAGAAGGGGGTGGAGAGGAGACAGAGGAGGATGATCAAGAACAGAGAGTCGGCCGCCAGGTCTAGAGCCAGAAAGCAG GCATACACAGTAGAACTGGAAGGAGAATTGAATCAGCTAAGAGAAGAGAATGCCCATCTTAGAGAAGCTCTG GAAGAGCttgagagaaaaagaaaggaacAG AATTTTGAAATCATGAAATTGAAATCCCGGACAGAGAAGCAAAAGGCTGAGGGAGAAGATAAAGGGAAGGGGGTGAGGAGGAATTCAAGCTGCCCATTATGA